The Alistipes finegoldii DSM 17242 DNA segment GCGTGGTTATAGGGGGACATTGAGAATAACAAAGGATATTCAGGTATAGCCGGTGACTGAAGAGCCGGTTTATTCCGGCTCTCTTTTGCTTTTGTTTGTACTGCTGTACCATGCCCCGCCAGCGGGGCCTTGATCGCTCCTAAAAAGCACGACTTGCAGGGCGTTGCAAGTCGCGCTTTTCTCCACGTCGCGGCAGTGCACCCCTCGCGTTGCGAGGGAGAGCGGTATTTTCTCTCTGGGTCTGACCGGGCTGCGGTTTTACCCGGCCTCTGTCAGAATTCAAGCTTTCTGCGACCTGAAGGGTCACCCCTTACACGTTGCCTTCAGAGCCTTTCTGATACAAAGTAGTAACCCTGCATTTTGCCGGGCAATGAACCCGCGAAATATTTTCTTAGAAGTCCCTTCGGGAGAAGTGTTTATGATGAAAAAATTTACCCCGGCAGGCCGGGGCACACTGAAGAAATTTTTTCAAAAATATTTCCCGGAACCCTTGCGCCGGTTCAGCGGTAGAGAGCGGCCGCCTATGCCCATTCCAGAGGAACGGGCGGCCGCTCCATGTTCATTACAAAATGTCAGCGTCCCATACGAGTATCAGAAAGGCTCTGAAGGCAACGTGTAAGGGGATGCCCCTCGTTCTTTGAAATCTTGAAAACATCCATCGGCAGGGAAATCACAGCCCGGCAAACCTTCGAGAAAATGATAGTTCGATAGAAAGGATAAAGGGCGTGACGAGGATGTTAGCGAGTTTTCAACCACAAGTTCTTTGACGTATTAACCAGCTCCGCTCGATGTGGTCGGCGGATGGCGGGGAGCGAAGCCCCAGCGGAGCGCAAATACAAACATTTTAAAATTTTAATGCTATGGAAATATCACTGGATGATTATTTAGGGCAACGAGGGCTGAGGTCTCCGATAAGTGGGTACATGGATGACAAATGGCGAAACATGCGCTTAACGGCTCGGGGGCAAAAAAGATTCGAGAAAGAGGCGGAGGCTGCAATTATTGAATACAGCAAGCTACGCAAAGCCGCCATAGACGAATATAACAATTTGGTGAAATCGGGCGAGATAATCCCGCCGCATGAAACGAAATTGGAAGCCCTCTTGAGTGTGGCCAGAGGACACCCGGATAACGAAGGAACACAAGCAGCCCGTAGGTTGCTGAAAAAAAGATATGGTATAATATCCTGGTAATATGCCGCATAATTCAAATTCTTAAAATTACAGTTTTCTCCTGTTTAAAAAAAGCTATCCCAATGAATTCAAACGATAAAATCCGACTTTTGTACATCGACCTTTTCTGCGGTGCGGGCGGCACCTCGACCGGGGTACACCTTGCGCGGCATGCCGGAGATCCTTGCGCCAAGGTGATCGCGTGCGTGAACCACGACGCCAACGCCATCGCGTCGCACGCTGCCAACCACCCCGACGCGCTACACTACACGGAGGACATCCGTACGCTGGAGTTGGGGCCGCTCACGGCCCATGCGGCCCGGATGCGCCGCCAGTATCCGGATGCCTTCGTCGTCCTCTGGGCCTCGCTGGAGTGTACGAACTTCTCGCGGGCCAAAGGCGGCCTTCCGCGCGACGCCGACAGCCGCACGCTGGCCGAACACCTGTTCCGCTACATCGAGGCGCTGACCCCCGATTACATCCAGATCGAGAACGTGGAGGAGTTTATGTCGTGGGGCGATCTGGACGAGAGGGGCAAGCCCGTCAGCAGGGATGCCGGGCGACTGTACCGGAAATGGATCGACAACGTGCGGGGCTACGGGTACGACTTCGGCCACCGCATCCTGAACGCCGCCGACTTCGGGGCGTACACTTCCCGCCGGCGGTTCTTCGGGATCTTCGCCCGCCGCGGCCTTCCGATCGTCTTTCCGAAACCGACTCACACCAAGAACCCGGCACAGGGCGACCTGTTCGGCCAGCAGCTTCGCAAGTGGCGGCCAGTGCGGGAAGTCCTCGACCTTGAGGACGAGGGCGAGTCGATCTTCGACCGGAAGCGGCCGCTGGTCGAGGCATCGCTTGCCCGCATCCACGCGGGGCTGGTGAAGTTCGTCGCCGGCGGGCGCGAAGCGTTCCTCGTCAAATACAACTCGATGAACCAGTGCGGGAAGTATGTTGCACCCGGCATCGACGAACCGTGCCCGACCGTGGCGACGCAGAACCGCCTCGGCGTAGCCAAGGTGTACTACCTCTGCAAGCACTTCGGCGGGTCTCCGGAGGGGAAATGCACTGCCGTCGATGCGCCCGCGGGCGCGATCACCTGCCGGGATCACCACGCTTTCGTCTCGGCCTACTACGGCAACGGGTTCAACTCGTCGATCGAGCAGCCGTCACCGACGGTTACGACGAAAGACCGTTTTCAACTGGTGCGTCCGTTCTTCGCCAACTACTATTCCGGCGGCGTCCAGACGTCAGGAACGGACGGCCCGGCTCCGGCCGTCATGACGAACCCGAAGCAGCGGCTCGTCGCGCCGTGGATCATGAACACCAACTTCAGCAACGTCGGCAGTTCGCTCGACGCTCCGGCCCAGACCGTGACGGCCAACCGCAAATGGCAATACCTGATGAACCCGCAGTTCGCCTCGGCGGGTGCCGCTACCGATCGGCCGTGTTTCACGCTGATCGCCCGCATGGACAAGCGGCCTCCGCGGCTGGTGACGGCCGAAGCGGACGGCGAGGCGCTGCCCTCGTTCATCAGGCTGGAGGACGAAACGTTGGTTTACGAGATTTACCCGGAAGATACGCCGATGCTGGTGCAGATAAAGGAGTTCATGGCGCTGTACGGACTGGTGGACATCCGGATGCGGATGCTTCGTATCCCGGAACTGAAGCGGATCATGGGCTTCCCGGAGAACTACGTACTGATCGGCACGCAGGAAGAGCAGAAAAAATTTATCGGCAACGCCGTCGAAGTGAACATGGCGCGGGTTCTCTGCGAGGCGCTGGTGGCGAAACTTTACGAGTTGAACATCGTGCCGCAGCGGTTTGCGGCGTAATGGCAGTCCGCTCATACGGTGAC contains these protein-coding regions:
- a CDS encoding DNA cytosine methyltransferase → MNSNDKIRLLYIDLFCGAGGTSTGVHLARHAGDPCAKVIACVNHDANAIASHAANHPDALHYTEDIRTLELGPLTAHAARMRRQYPDAFVVLWASLECTNFSRAKGGLPRDADSRTLAEHLFRYIEALTPDYIQIENVEEFMSWGDLDERGKPVSRDAGRLYRKWIDNVRGYGYDFGHRILNAADFGAYTSRRRFFGIFARRGLPIVFPKPTHTKNPAQGDLFGQQLRKWRPVREVLDLEDEGESIFDRKRPLVEASLARIHAGLVKFVAGGREAFLVKYNSMNQCGKYVAPGIDEPCPTVATQNRLGVAKVYYLCKHFGGSPEGKCTAVDAPAGAITCRDHHAFVSAYYGNGFNSSIEQPSPTVTTKDRFQLVRPFFANYYSGGVQTSGTDGPAPAVMTNPKQRLVAPWIMNTNFSNVGSSLDAPAQTVTANRKWQYLMNPQFASAGAATDRPCFTLIARMDKRPPRLVTAEADGEALPSFIRLEDETLVYEIYPEDTPMLVQIKEFMALYGLVDIRMRMLRIPELKRIMGFPENYVLIGTQEEQKKFIGNAVEVNMARVLCEALVAKLYELNIVPQRFAA